GACCGTGTCTGCAGCAACGATCGGTATTTCAAGGCCATATTTTTCAACAGCTGCTTCCATCTTTCCTCTTGCAGCTGCGCAAACAAAATCTCTAGGATTTTTATATACCTTTAAAAGTTCCTCTTCATCAAAGTCGACTGGACTTTGAATGAACTCAATTCCAGTATCTTGTAAAAGTTTCGCCCTTGTCTCACTTGTACTGGCAAGTCGTATCATCCGATTTTTTTATCTCCACAATTTCCCGTAATACAACTGCCACCAGGTTTGTGGCGAAGATCTGGAATATTCAAAACACCTCGTAAAATTGTCTCTACCGTAGCATTCTGCGTCTGGAAAACCTCTTTGAGATATTCATGGGCTTTCATGGGATCCACATGATCGCCACATGTAAACACATCCACCGCTGCAAACCCATATTCGGGCCAGGTATGGATCGTCAGATGCGACTCACTGATGACCACGACACCACTCACGCCATATGGCTCAAACCTGTGAAACGATTTTCCTATTACCGTCGCTCCTGCAATCTCGGCAGCCTTTACCAGCGCCTCTTCCACTTTCTGCACGTCATTAATCGCATTTTCATCACATCTATAATATTCTGCCAAAAGATGCTTTCCCAAAGATTTCATTGCATTCCTTTCTAAAATCCTCTCAATACCAATCCAAAATAGAGTGCCATAATCCCCAAAAAGATATTGAGCGGTAACATATATTTCGCGATCGGTGCCAACATTTTCTTCGCCATCAAGTAGTTGCTTGAAAGATAGTAACTTTGCGCTTTAAATCGAAGCCAAACCATACCTGCGTAATTGAGTGTCATAACAAGCCATATGGCCTCTTTTACATGAACAATCTTACTCAAATCGGTATGCCCTTGAAAACCAAAAGCATATGCCATGTACAGGCCTGTTGCCAAAATGATCACGATAAATGGGAATACCAAACCAAAAAGTCTTCCTGTAATTTCAAGAAGTCTTGCAAGCCGTACATGATCATCCTCGATATGCTGCATCGACGGATGTACCGCAAAGCGAATGGCTATCATACCACCTACCCAGATTATGGCTCCAAGAACATGGAAAAAGATCACATATTTCATCAAATCACCCATGTCCCCTCCTATAGATGCTCTTTTGCATACTCTAAAGCTGCTTTCTTTGCTTCACCGATCTTCTCTGGATTTTTTCCACCCGCTTGCGCAAAATCTGGACGCCCTCCGCCACCGCCGCCAACGACTGGAGCGACACTTTTGACCCAGTCACCAGCTTTGAGTTTCACTCCTTTTGCACCAGCAGCGATCAAAACTTTCTCGCCCCTTTTTTGAAAAAGCATCACTGCCAATTTTTCGTGTGCATTTTTCAAATCATCTATGATTTTTTTGATATCCCCGGCATCTACCTCATCAATAACAACTCGGACGCCGTTGATCTCCTGGGAAGCAAGCTCTTTTGCACTGACACTGCTTATATTTTTTATCTCTTGTTTAAGATCTTTTATCTCATCTTTGAGTTTCTTGATACCAAGAAGGATATCTTTATTTTTGACCTCTTCGCTGGCTTTCACTAAACTCTCTCTCCACGATTTCGCCAATTTGACTGCACTCATACCACATACGGCTTCGATCCTTCTGACTCCACTGCTAACCCCTGACTCTTTTGTAATAAAAAAGGAGCCAATCTCCGCACTGTTTTTCACATGCGTCCCACCACACAACTCTACACTCACATCGCCGAACTCGACAACCCTTACAACATCGCCATATTTCTCACCGAACAGTGCCATCGCTCCTTTTTCTTTCGCTTTGTCGATTGGCATCTCCTCCACTTTTGCTTCAATTCCCTGCGCAATCACTTCGTTGACAAAATTCTCAATTCGTTCAATCTCTTGGGCATTCAAAGGCTTTGGATGGGAAAAATCGAATCGCAGTCTATTCGCTTCAACCAAACTTCCTTGCTGCGTCACATGCTCTCCCAAAATTTTGCGAAGTGCAGAGTGTAAAATGTGGGTAGCGGAATGGTGCTTGGCGATTTCTCTTCTACTCTTATCGACAACCGCTTCAACCGCTTCATCTTTTTTGACCTCTTTTATCGCTTCTACAAGACTCATATTGAGATCAAAAAATTTCTTCGTATCAAGGACTTTTGCGATTTTTTCACCCTCATACAGGCGTATTTCACCTCTATCTCCAATTTGTCCACCACTTTCGGCATAAAATGGGGTCTCTTCCAGTAAAATCCATCCCTTTTGTCCTGGTTTCAAAGATTCGCATTTTTTGAAACTCTCATCCAAAAGGCCTGTGATGATAGTATGGGCTTTTAGTTTCTCATATCCCACAAACTCGTTTTTCAGACCCAACAACTCTTTGAAATCGCCACTTAATGCTACGTCCCCGCTTCCCTTCCATGCAGCTTTCGCCCTTTGGCGTTGCTCTTGCATAAGCGTTTCGAAGCGCTCTTTATCTAGTCGAAGTCCCTTTTCTCTGAGCATATCTTCGGTCAAATCGAGCGGAAATCCGTAGGTGTCGTAGAGTTTAAAAGCCACATCTCCGCTAAAGATTGTTTTCGTTTTGGCAAGTTCTTCTTCAAACAGTCTCATTCCTGCTTCGATGGTTTGATAAAAGCGCTCCTCTTCAGCACGAATCTGCTCTTTGACAGTGGAGAGTTTTTCATACAGATAGCTGTAGTGTCCTCCCATTATTTCAGCTACTTTATCTGCCAACCGATACATAAACGGCTCTTTGAGACCAAGCAGATAGCCGTGGCGAACACCCCGTCTAAGAATTCTTCGAAGAACGTAGCCTCGGCCTTCATTGCTAAACATCACACCTTGACTAAGCAAAAAGGTCACGGCTCTGATATGGTCTGCAATGACACGAAAGCTCGCGCCCTCTTTATAGATGTATTTTTTCTTTGAAAGATCACTGATAGCATCGATAAGAGGCATGAAGAGTGAGCTGTCGTAATTGCTCAAAACTCCCTCTTTAATAGCGGTAATTCGCTCCAACCCCATTCCCGTATCGATACTCGGTTTTGGAAGCGGCAGCAGTTCACCCGCTTCGTTTCTTTCATACTGCATAAAAACAAGGTTCCATATCTCCAAAAAGCGATCACCATCACCGCCAAGATAGTCTTCGGGCCCTTTGAAATGCTCTTCACCCTGATCATAGAAGATTTCACTACACGGTCCACATGGACCCGTATCGCCCATCTGCCAAAAATTGTCTTTGTCGCCAAATCGTTTTATCCGATCTTTTTTCACAAATTTTTGCCATATCTTTTCGGCTTCATCGTCACTTTCATGAACCGTCACCCAGAGCTTCTCAACCGGAAGTTCCAAAACTTCCGTCACAAACTCCCATGCATAGGCGATGGCTTCCTCTTTAAAATAGTCTCCGAAACTAAAGTTGCCAAGCATCTCAAAAAAGGTGTGGTGCCTTGCGGTATAGCCCACATTTTCGAGATCATTATGCTTTCCACCCGCTCTTATACAGGTTTGGCAGCTGGTCGCTCTTGGAACTTCAGC
The Nitratiruptor sp. SB155-2 genome window above contains:
- the speD gene encoding adenosylmethionine decarboxylase, which gives rise to MKSLGKHLLAEYYRCDENAINDVQKVEEALVKAAEIAGATVIGKSFHRFEPYGVSGVVVISESHLTIHTWPEYGFAAVDVFTCGDHVDPMKAHEYLKEVFQTQNATVETILRGVLNIPDLRHKPGGSCITGNCGDKKIG
- the alaS gene encoding alanine--tRNA ligase, with the protein product MDIRKEFLNYFASKAHTIYPSAPLVPEDPTLLFTNAGMVPFKKIFTGEMPAEVPRATSCQTCIRAGGKHNDLENVGYTARHHTFFEMLGNFSFGDYFKEEAIAYAWEFVTEVLELPVEKLWVTVHESDDEAEKIWQKFVKKDRIKRFGDKDNFWQMGDTGPCGPCSEIFYDQGEEHFKGPEDYLGGDGDRFLEIWNLVFMQYERNEAGELLPLPKPSIDTGMGLERITAIKEGVLSNYDSSLFMPLIDAISDLSKKKYIYKEGASFRVIADHIRAVTFLLSQGVMFSNEGRGYVLRRILRRGVRHGYLLGLKEPFMYRLADKVAEIMGGHYSYLYEKLSTVKEQIRAEEERFYQTIEAGMRLFEEELAKTKTIFSGDVAFKLYDTYGFPLDLTEDMLREKGLRLDKERFETLMQEQRQRAKAAWKGSGDVALSGDFKELLGLKNEFVGYEKLKAHTIITGLLDESFKKCESLKPGQKGWILLEETPFYAESGGQIGDRGEIRLYEGEKIAKVLDTKKFFDLNMSLVEAIKEVKKDEAVEAVVDKSRREIAKHHSATHILHSALRKILGEHVTQQGSLVEANRLRFDFSHPKPLNAQEIERIENFVNEVIAQGIEAKVEEMPIDKAKEKGAMALFGEKYGDVVRVVEFGDVSVELCGGTHVKNSAEIGSFFITKESGVSSGVRRIEAVCGMSAVKLAKSWRESLVKASEEVKNKDILLGIKKLKDEIKDLKQEIKNISSVSAKELASQEINGVRVVIDEVDAGDIKKIIDDLKNAHEKLAVMLFQKRGEKVLIAAGAKGVKLKAGDWVKSVAPVVGGGGGGRPDFAQAGGKNPEKIGEAKKAALEYAKEHL